The stretch of DNA TCATCTCGGTCTCGATGAATCCCGGGGCGACCGCGTTCACGGTGACCCCGCGACCCGCGAGCTCGCGTGCGGCCGATCGGGTCATCCCGATCAGTCCCGCCTTGCTCGCCGAGTAGTTCACCTGGCCGGCGTTGCCCATCTGGCCCACGACCGAGGTGATGTTGACGATGCGTCCCGCGCGCTGGCGCACCAACAGGGGTGCCGTCGCACGCAGGCAATGATAGGCCCCGTCTAGATTCGTGGCCAAGACCTCGCGCCACTGCTCCGGCTTCATGCGGATGAGCAGGCCGTCGCGGGTGATCCCGGCGTTGTTGACCAGGGCGTAGATGGATCCGTGCTGCTCCCTGGCTGCATCGATGGCCGCGTTCACCGACGGTCCGTCGGACACGTCCACCACGTGGATGCTGACCGTCGCACCCGTGGGGCCGAGCTCGTCGGCGGCCTCGCGGAGGGCGGATTCGCGGCGCGCGAACAGGGCCAGGTCGAACCCCGACCCCGCCAGCCGGCGCGCGATGGCGCGGCCGATGCCCTGGCTGGCTCCCGTGACGACCACGGTGCGGCGCTGCTCACCCTCTGTCAAGGCACTCTCCCCTTCCTGACACGACCCGACGCACTGCCTCCCGGCGGGAGACGGGCCGGATGTTTACCCCCGCTCCCGGAGCGAGGCAAGCACTTTCTCGGTGCCTTCGGCGTCGGAAGTGGCCACGAATTCGGCATTTCGGAAGCTGCGCGCACCGAGCGTGGTGAGCACGTTGCCCGGCCCGACCTCGACGAAGGTGGTCACCCCCTGCCCGACCATCCACGCCACCGAATCGTGCCAGCGCACGGGCGAGACCAGCTGGTCGACGAAGCCCTTCCTCAGCTCGTCTCCACTGTTGCAGGGACGAGCGGTCACGTTGGCCACCACCGGCGCCCCGGGGTCGGCGAAGCGAACGCCGGCGAGGAACTCCGCGAAGTCCTCCCGGACGACGTCCATCAGGGGCGAATGGAAGGCCCCACTGACGCTCAGGGGCATGACCCGGCGGGCGCCGGCGGCCTCGAGCGGTTCGACGGCCGCCTCGACCGCCGCCACGTCACCCGAGATCACCGACTGCTTCTCGCTGTTGAGGTTCGCCACGACCACGCGGCCGTCCTCGATCGTCGCGAGGACCTCCGTGATCGCCGCGGGATCGAGGCCCATGACCGCCGCCATGGTGCCGGGCACCTTCTGGCCGGCGTCCCACATGAGCTCGCCACGCCGCCGGACGACCCGCAGCGCGTCGTCGGCGCCGAGACTGCCGACCGCGGCCGCGGCGCTGAACTCCCCCAGGCTGTGCCCCGCCACGAAGTCCGGAACGAAGCCGAGCCGCTCC from Candidatus Krumholzibacteriia bacterium encodes:
- the fabG gene encoding 3-oxoacyl-[acyl-carrier-protein] reductase, whose translation is MTEGEQRRTVVVTGASQGIGRAIARRLAGSGFDLALFARRESALREAADELGPTGATVSIHVVDVSDGPSVNAAIDAAREQHGSIYALVNNAGITRDGLLIRMKPEQWREVLATNLDGAYHCLRATAPLLVRQRAGRIVNITSVVGQMGNAGQVNYSASKAGLIGMTRSAARELAGRGVTVNAVAPGFIETEMTADLPESAVETLKSQIPLQRFGSGDDVAAVVAFLLSDEASYVTGQVINCDGGMVMA
- the fabD gene encoding ACP S-malonyltransferase translates to GFDLAALCFEGPMEELTETRNAQPAILLHSLAVATVIRERLGFVPDFVAGHSLGEFSAAAAVGSLGADDALRVVRRRGELMWDAGQKVPGTMAAVMGLDPAAITEVLATIEDGRVVVANLNSEKQSVISGDVAAVEAAVEPLEAAGARRVMPLSVSGAFHSPLMDVVREDFAEFLAGVRFADPGAPVVANVTARPCNSGDELRKGFVDQLVSPVRWHDSVAWMVGQGVTTFVEVGPGNVLTTLGARSFRNAEFVATSDAEGTEKVLASLRERG